One window from the genome of Oryza glaberrima chromosome 3, OglaRS2, whole genome shotgun sequence encodes:
- the LOC127766149 gene encoding hypothetical protein At1g04090-like, which yields MLQRLGIGGRAAEETEPARFAFADALPAWPQGGGFATGRICVGELELAAVTAFEKICALSATKGGGGGVTFYRPAGVPEGFSVLGHYCQPNTRPLHGHLLVAKAVAGKPESESLPPLRPPHDYELVCAFRADGVGEDRKSCRGYGRTGAYFWLPVPTDGYRALGLLVTAEPDKPPLREVACARADLTDECEPHGSLLQLQLVGQSACWSSSTVPAAFALRGIRPTHRGMWGRGIGAGTFCCGAVGLSPREQGMACLKNVDLDLSAMPTLEQAHAVIRHYGPTLYFHPKEVYLPSSVSWFFKNGAALCKKGEDAAVELDGEGSHLPCGECNDGEYWIGLPDGKRGESIIYGDIDSAELYAHVKPAMGGTCTDVAMWVFCPFNGPARFKLGPITIPLGKTGQHIGDWEHFTLRVSNFTGELMAVYFSQHSGGRWVDASALEYTAGNKPAVYSSRNGHASYPFPGVYLQGSAALGIGIRNDAARSELAVDSSAKYKIVAAEYLGEGAVEEPRWLNFMRVWGPTVVYKSRQRMERMTSAMHRRLRSPAERMLNKLPNELSREEGPTGPKEKNNWEGDERW from the exons ATGCTGCAGCGGTTGGGCATCGGgggccgcgcggcggaggagaccGAGCCGGCGCGCTTCGCCTTCGCCGACGCCCTCCCGGCATGGCCGCAAG GTGGTGGGTTTGCGACGGGGAGGATCTGCGTGGGGGAGCTGGAGCTCGCGGCGGTCACCGCGTTCGAGAAGATCTGCGCCCTGTCGGCgacgaagggcggcggcggcggcgtcacgtTCTACAGGCCGGCCGGCGTGCCGGAGGGGTTCTCCGTGCTCGGCCATTACTGCCAGCCCAACACACGCCCGCTCCACGGCCACCTGCTCGTCGCCAAGGCGGTGGCGGGCAAGCCGGAGTCGGAGTCGCTGCCGCCTCTCCGGCCGCCGCACGACTACGAGCTCGTGTGCGCGTTCCGCGCCGATGGCGTCGGGGAGGACAGGAAGTCTTGCCGTGGGTACGGCCGCACCGGCGCCTACTTCTGGCTTCCCGTGCCGACGGATGGGTACCGGGCGCTCGGGCTGCTCGTCACGGCTGAGCCCGACAAGCCGCCGCTCAGGGAGGTGGCGTGCGCCCGCGCGGACCTCACCGACGAGTGCGAGCCCCACGGGTCGCTGCTGCAGCTCCAGCTCGTGGGGCAATCGGCGTgctggtcgtcgtcgacggTCCCGGCGGCGTTCGCCCTGCGTGGCATCAGGCCGACGCACCGGGGGATGTGGGGGCGGGGCATCGGCGCCGGGACGTTCTGCTGCGGCGCGGTGGGGCTGTCGCCGCGGGAGCAGGGGATGGCGTGCCTCAAGAACGTGGACCTCGACCTGTCGGCGATGCCGACGCTGGAGCAGGCGCACGCGGTGATCCGCCACTACGGCCCGACGCTGTACTTCCACCCCAAGGAGGTGTACCTCCCGTCGTCCGTCTCCTGGTTCTTCAAGAACGGCGCCGCGCTGTGCAAGAAaggggaggacgccgccgtggagctcgacggcgagggGTCCCACCTCCCGTGCGGCGAGTGCAACGACGGCGAGTACTGGATCGGCCTGCCGGACGGCAAGCGTGGGGAGTCCATCATCTACGGCGACATCGACAGCGCGGAGCTGTACGCGCACGTGAAGCCGGCGATGGGCGGGACGTGCACCGACGTCGCCATGTGGGTGTTCTGCCCGTTCAATGGCCCGGCCAGGTTCAAGTTGGGGCCGATCACCATCCCGCTCGGCAAGACCGGGCAGCACATCGGCGACTGGGAGCACTTCACGCTCCGCGTCAGCAACTTCACCGGCGAGCTCATGGCCGTCTACTTCTCGCAGCACagcggcgggcggtgggtgGACGCGTCCGCGCTCGAGTACACCGCGGGGAACAAGCCGGCGGTGTACTCCTCCCGGAACGGCCACGCCAGCTACCCGTTCCCGGGCGTGTACCTGcaggggtcggcggcgctcggGATCGGCATCCGGAACGACGCGGCGCGGAGCGAGCTGGCCGTGGATTCCAGCGCCAAGTACAAGATCGTGGCGGCGGAGTACCTCGGCGAGGGCGCCGTGGAGGAGCCGCGGTGGCTCAACTTCATGAGGGTGTGGGGGCCGACGGTGGTGTACAAGTCGAGGCAGAGGATGGAGCGGATGACGAGCGCGATGCACCGCCGGCTGAGGAGCCCCGCGGAGAGGATGCTGAACAAGCTGCCCAACGAGTTGTCCAGGGAGGAGGGGCCGACGGGGCCCAAGGAGAAGAACAACTGGGAAGGGGACGAGCGATGGTAG
- the LOC127766148 gene encoding protein ILITYHIA: MGAQEASAEEALRTAAAEVSTSSTTRRLRLFRHTLPHLLAKASESPSDTTLLVDLIFQTLLIYDDRASRKAVDDMVIQALGESTFMKPFAASLVQCMEKNMKVTSPLACFKLLRWSCYLLNLSQFAMLSKGGFSRLANAQAVLCQVLMDGSFRQRRTCKQLFTRLFSESMGTYKMYIDEIRDSRIPVRDSPAFLNIMLDFAITSPSLYAEYKPLFLDLYVKTILGSKDRPSQASAEAFKALFLDMGHEDFKNIVVPSCIKMLKRNPEIVLQSIGYLLNTVRLDLSKYCMEFLPVVLHQARHSVEERRIIALSTVGTLSGKSSDPDTLLSMFNAIKAILGGSEGKLSIPYQRIGMINALEQLSRSPPKQISRLAPSLSSFLLTCYKDDGIEEVKLAVLSALGSWASVSTETVQADVVSFIAAGLKEKDTLRKGHLKLIRAICKKSDSLTKVTSLLDQLIQLSKTGFTKATQRLDGIYALFSVSRLAAIDTKADAAVLKEKLWTLIAQNEPSLVSVQLFSKLTDEDCLTIMDLLQSLFVEHHSRVQEFFSVQSLLQLLLYLVCHPCWEVRKMSFDATKRILSSSIGLAEDLLFLFTNWLSLVGERMSILKQSDTDSTADSQLPFIPSTEVLVKCLLLIAPYAVGHSPISYSQLLLCSHHPCISSSDCSAGVWKRLQRRLKQQKIFFIELISPNISVICKELLSPNGLFSSNKQIQCAALNSLSTLMTITPSDAFLEFEKHFIGLPDLTLHDGFSENDIKILYTPEGQLSTEQGIYVAEAVASKNTKLAKGRFRAYDDQDTDSARSGAPTKSDRRESSSIGKRETGKSTKKTAPADKAKTAKEEARDLLLKEEASVREKIGHVQKNLSLMLDALGELAIANPIFTHGQLPSLVNYVEPLLSSPIVSDAAFRAMLNLARCTAPPLCNWAPEIAAAIRVIAVDDFEMVMDLMPVIVEEDSNKKSSPGLFEQIVTGLTVACKAGPLPADSFTFVFPIMERILLSTKKTCLHDDVLQILAMHLDPILPLPRPRMLSVLYHVLSTVPAYHPSVGPMLNELCLGLKSNDLAQALVGVYAKEVHVRLACLTAIKCIPSHSVQRDLQVSTSLWIAAHDPEKVVAELAEELWDRFGFDVFTDYSGIFDALSHKNYNVRAAAAEALAAALDENLDKMQDTLSTLFSLYIRDLGAGVEFGDIHWLGRQGVALALHSLADVLGSKDLPVVMTFLISRALADPNVDVRGRMINAGILIIDKHGKENVPLLFPIFESYLNKKASDEEKYDLVREGVVIFTGALAKHLSKDDPKVHSVVEKLLDVLNTPSEAVQRAVSDCLSPLMVSKQEEAQALVSRLLDRMMKCEKYGERRGAAFGLAGVVKGFGISSLKKYGIAAILRQGLEDRASAKSREGALLGFECLCEKLGKLFEPYVIQMLPLLLVSFSDQVLAVRESAECAARAMMSQLTGHGVKLVLPSLLKGLEDKAWRTKQSSVQLLGAMAYCAPQQLSQCLPKIVPKLTEVLTDTHPKVQAAGQTALQQVGSVIKNPEISALVPILLSALTDPNNHTKHSLDILLQTTFINSIDAPSLALLVPIVHRGLRERGVDTKKKAAQIVGNMSSLVTEPKDMIPYIGLLLPEVKKVLVDPIPEVRAVAARALGSLIIGMGEEIFPDLVPWLLDTLKSDSSNVERSGAAQGLSEVLAALGKDYFDQILPDIIRNCSHQKASVRDGHLTLFRYLPRSLGGVFQNYLQIVLPAILDGLADENESVRDAALSAGHVFVEHYATSSLPLLLPAIEDGIFSDNWRIRQSSVELLGDLLFKVAGTSGKAILEGGSDDEGASTEAHGRAIIDVLGREKRNEVLAAIYMVRSDVSLTVRQAALHVWKTIVANTPRTLKEIMPVLMDTLISSLASSSSERRQVAGRSLGELVRKLGERVLPSIIPILSQGLKDPDASRRQGVCIGLSEVMGSAGKHQLLSFMDLLIPTIRTALCDSTQEVRESAGLAFSTLYKSAGLQAIDEIVPTLLRALEDDETSATALDGLKQILSVRTAAVLPHILPKLVQPPLSSFNAHALGALAEVAGPGLNSHIGTVLPALILAMDDEDADVQNSARKAAETVVLVIDEEGIETLIPELLKGVNDSQASMRRGSAYLIGFLFKNSKLYLADEAPDIMSTLITLLSDTDKATVSAALEAFSRVVSSVPKEQLPTHIKLVRDAVSTARDKERRRRKGVPILVPGLCLPKALQPFLPIFQQGLISGSAETKEQAAEGLGELIDVTSEKTLKEVVVPITGPLIRILGDRFPWQVKSAILSTLTIIISKGGLALKPFLPQLQTTFVKCLQDNNRSVRTRAASALGKLSALSTRVDPLVSDLLSMLQSGDDAVKESVLSALKGVVRHAGKSVSPVVRSRGCDLLKDLLQADADDVRSSAAKAIGTLCQYMEENETSDLVQTLLNMGTLPDWCTRHGALLTFCSISMHCSSKLCRSMSFPSIVDLLKDSLKDDKFPVREASTKTLGRLLCYQLQSEASTLQLIQLLALALRDDSSEVRRRSLSCLKAAAKINNPALATHLSILGPAIAEALKDTNTPVRVAAERCALHVFQLTKGADNVTIAQKHLNMTGLEVRKIAKLPEESDGSESSDDDKRT, from the exons ATGGGCGCGCAGGaggcgtcggcggaggaggcgctgcgcaccgccgcggccgaggtctccacctcctcgacgacgcgccgcctccgcctcttccGCCACACCCTCCCCCATCTCCTCGCCAAGGCGTCAG AGTCACCATCAGATACAACATTGTTAGTTGATCTCATTTTCCAGACATTGCTTATATATGATGATCGGGCATCGAGAAAAGCGGTCGATGATATGGTTATACAGGCTCTTGGTGAATCTACTTTCATGAAACCCTTTGCTGCTTCACTTGTTCAGTGCATGGAAAAGAATATGAAGGTTACAAGTCCTCTTGCATGCTTCAAGCTTCTCAGATGGTCATGCTATCTTCTGAATTTGAGCCAGTTTGCCATGCTTTCAAAAGGTGGTTTCTCTAGACTTGCCAATGCACAAGCAGTGTTATGTCAAGTCCTAATGGATGGCTCATTTCGTCAGCGCCGTACTTGCAAACAATTGTTTACCCGTCTTTTCTCTGAg TCTATGGGAACGTATAAGATGTACATAGATGAGATCAGAGATTCAAGGATTCCAGTCAGGGACTCTCCTGCTTTCTTAAATATAATGCTGGATTTTGCCATCACTTCACCATCATTATATGCTGAGTACAAG CCACTGTTCCTTGATTTGTATGTCAAAACCATCTTGGGTTCAAAAGACCGGCCATCACAAGCATCGGCTGAAGCTTTTAAGGCTCTTTTTTTGGATATGGGACATGAGGACTTTAAAAACATTGTTGTCCCATCATGCATAAAGATGCTGAAAAGAAATCCTGAGATCGTGCTACAATCTATTGGATATCTCCTGAATACAGTCCGTTTAGACCTAAGCAAGTATTGCATGGAGTTTTTGCCAGTTGTGCTGCATCAGGCTCGGCATTCAGTTGAAGAGAGGAGGATTATTGCTTTGAGTACTGTAGGAACATTGAGTGGGAAGTCTAGTGATCCAGACACTCTACTTTCCATGTTCAATGCTATTAAAGCAATTTTAGGAG GCTCAGAGGGCAAATTATCAATTCCATACCAGAGAATTGGAATGATAAATGCTTTGGAGCAGTTGTCAAGATCGCCTCCAAAGCAAATAAGCAGACTAGCTCCCTCGTTGTCCAGTTTCCTTCTAACGTGCTACAAGGATGATG GTATTGAAGAAGTGAAATTGGCAGTTCTCTCAGCTTTGGGATCCTGGGCTTCGGTATCAACTGAAACTGTACAAGCAGATGTTGTTTCATTTATAGCTGCAGGTTTGAAAGAGAAAGACACTTTAAGAAAGGGGCATCTAAAATTAATACGGGCCATATGCAAAAAGTCTGATTCACTGACTAAG GTTACATCTTTGTTGGATCAGTTAATACAGTTGTCAAAAACTGGTTTTACCAAGGCAACACAGCGGCTGGATGGAATCTATGCCCTCTTTTCTGTATCAAGGCTTGCTGCTATTGATACAAAAGCAG ATGCTGCTGTTCTAAAGGAGAAGCTCTGGACATTGATTGCTCAAAATGAACCCTCATTGGTCTCTGTCCAGTTG TTTTCCAAACTCACAGATGAGGATTGCTTGACCATCATGGATCTTCTCCAATCACTGTTTGTGGAGCATCATTCCCG GGTCCAAGAGTTTTTCTCTGTGCAGTCATTACTGCAG CTGCTACTGTATCTAGTTTGCCATCCATGTTGGGAAGTCAGAAAAATGTCTTTTGATGCTACCAAAAGAATCCTCTCAAGCTCTATTGGCTTAGCTGAAGATCTTCTCTTCTTATTTACTAATTGGTTGTCATTAGTTGGAGAGAGAATGTCTATTTTGAAACAAAG TGATACAGATAGCACTGCTGATTCACAATTACCATTCATTCCATCTACTGAGGTCCTTGTCAAGTGCTTGTTGTTGATTGCACCTTACGCAGTTGGCCATAGTCCGATATCATATTCTCAACTTCTACTGTGCTCCCACCACCCTTGTATTTCCAGCTCAGATTGTTCTGCTGGTGTCTGGAAG AGGTTGCAGAGAAGGTTGAAACAACAGAAGATATTCTTTATTGAATTGATCTCTCCGAACATTTCAGTTATCTGCAAG GAATTACTTTCGCCGAATGGTTTATTTAGTTCCAACAAACAAATTCAATGTGCTGCACTAAATTCATTATCAACGCTGATGACAATAACACCCAGTGATGCATTCCTTGAGTTTGAGAAG CACTTCATAGGGCTTCCAGATCTCACTTTGCATGATGGCTTCTCTGAGAATGATATTAAG ATACTCTATACTCCAGAGGGGCAGTTATCTACCGAGCAAGGAATTTATGTCGCTGAGGCTGTTGCATCCAAAAATACAAAACTTGCGAAGGGCCGTTTTCGTGCGTATGATGATCAAGACACG GACTCTGCTCGATCTGGTGCCCCCACAAAGAGTGACAGAAGAGAGTCCTCTAGCATTGGCAAACGAGAAACAGGGAAATCCACAAAAAAGACTG CTCCGGCTGACAAGGCCAAGACTGCCAAAGAGGAGGCCAGAGATTTGCTTTTGAAAGAGGAAGCATCTGTGCGTGAGAAGATTGGACATGTGCAGAAGAATCTCTCCTTGATGCTGGATGCTCTTGGTGAATTGGCTATTGCTAACCCTATATTTACTCATGGCCAATTGCCTTCTCTG GTAAATTATGTTGAACCATTGTTAAGTTCTCCAATTGTAAGTGATGCCGCATTTCGTGCAATGTTAAACCTAGCACGCTGCACAGCCCCGCCTCTTTGCAATTGGGCACCTGAGATTGCTGCTGCTATCCGTGTAATTGCGGTTGATGATTTTGAAATGGTTATGGACCTTATGCCTGTGATTGTGGAAGAAGATAGCAACAAGAAATCATCACCTGGCCTCTTTGAGCAAATAGTAACTGGGCTGACAGTTGCATGCAAAGCAGGGCCTCTTCCAGCAGATTCATTTACTTTTGTCTTTCCG ATAATGGAGAGAATTCTTCTTTCTACAAAAAAGACGTGCCTTCATGATGATGTGCTTCAGATACTAGCCATGCATCTAGATCCAATATTACCTCTTCCTCGACCTAGGATGCTATCA GTTCTTTATCATGTGCTAAGTACCGTTCCTGCTTATCATCCTTCTGTTGGACCTATGCTGAATGAGTTATGTCTGGGTCTAAAAAGCAATGATTTGGCACAG GCTCTTGTTGGGGTATATGCAAAAGAAGTTCATGTTAGGCTTGCCTGCTTAACTGCTATAAAGTGCATTCCTAGCCACTCTGTACAACGGGATTTACAGGTATCAACAAGCCTCTGGATTGCTGCCCACGATCCGGAAAAG GTGGTTGCTGAATTAGCAGAGGAGTTATGGGATCGCTTTGGTTTTGATGTTTTTACTGACTATTCTGGTATCTTTGATGCGCTTTCCCATAAAAATTACAATGTTCGAGCTGCTGCAGCTGAAGCTCTGGCTGCTGCACTGGATGAAAATCTTGACAAAATGCAA GATACACTTTCTACACTTTTTTCTTTGTACATCCGAGATCTTGGTGCTGGAGTTGAATTTGGAGATATACATTGGCTTGGAAGACAGGGTGTTGCATTAGCACTCCATTCGCTTGCAGATGTTTTGGGTTCTAAGGATCTTCCTGTTGTTATGACATTTCTCATATCACGTGCCTTG GCTGATCCTAATGTGGACGTTCGTGGTAGAATGATTAATGCTGGAATCCTTATTATTGATAAACATGGAAAGGAAAATGTCCCTTTGTTGTTTCCTATTTTCGAGAGCTACTTGAATAAAAAG GCCTCGGATGAGGAAAAATATGATCTTGTCAGGGAAGGTGTTGTGATATTCACTGGTGCTCTTGCAAAACATCTATCAAAG GATGATCCTAAAGTCCACAGTGTTGTTGAGAAGTTGTTAGATGTCCTGAACACCCCATCGGAGGCAGTTCAAAGGGCTGTGTCAGACTGTTTATCTCCACTTATGGTCTCAAAACAA GAAGAGGCCCAAGCTCTTGTATCTAGACTTTTAGATAGGATGATGAAATGCGAAAAGTATGGTGAACGACGTGGTGCAGCCTTTGGCCTTGCTGGTGTGGTTAAAGGATTTGGAATTTCTTCCTTGAAGAAGTATGGCATTGCTGCAATACTGCGGCAAGGTTTGGAAGACAg AGCTTCTGCAAAATCTCGCGAAGGAGCTTTACTAGGATTTGAGTGCTTGTGTGAGAAGCTTGGCAAACTATTTGAGCC GTATGTCATTCAAATGCTACCGTTGCTGCTCGTGTCTTTCTCAGATCAAGTTCTGGCAGTGCGTGAATCCGCGGAATGTGCTGCTCGGGCAATGATGTCCCAGCTCACAGGTCATGGGGTGAAGCTTGTCCTTCCTTCACTTCTTAAG GGCCTAGAAGATAAAGCATGGCGTACTAAGCAAAGCAGTGTTCAACTTCTCGGTGCTATGGCCTATTGTGCTCCTCAGCAGCTATCGCAGTGTCTTCCAAAGATTGTTCCAAAACTTACAGAG GTATTGACTGACACACATCCTAAAGTCCAAGCAGCAGGACAGACAGCCCTCCAGCAG GTTGGAAGTGTTATAAAGAATCCTGAGATATCTGCACTTGTTCCTATTCTTCTGTCCGCTCTGACAGATCCAAACAACCACACCAAACATTCTCTTGACATCCTTCTTCAG ACAACTTTCATTAATTCAATAGATGCACCATCACTTGCACTGCTGGTGCCTATCGTGCATAGGGGATTGAGGGAGAGAGGTGTTGATACCAAGAAGAAAGCAGCTCAAATAGTCGGAAACATGTCTTCTTTAGTTACAGAGCCAAAGGATATGATTCCTTACATAGGGCTGCTCCTACCTGAAGTAAAGAAG GTTCTGGTGGATCCTATACCTGAAGTCAGGGCAGTTGCTGCTCGAGCTCTTGGATCTCTTATAATAGGAATGGGTGAAGAAATTTTCCCAGACCTTGTGCCATGGCTATTAGATACGCTCAAATCTGATAGTAGCAATGTTGAGCGGTCAGGAGCTGCTCAAGGACTAAGCGAG GTCTTGGCTGCTCTTGGAAAAGACTATTTTGATCAAATTCTTCCTGACATCATCCGTAATTGTTCCCATCAGAAGGCTTCTGTTCGCGATGGGCACTTGACACTATTCCGC TATTTGCCAAGGTCCTTGGGTGGGGTTTTTCAGAATTACCTACAGATCGTTCTTCCTGCTATATTAGATG GACTTGCTGATGAGAATGAATCTGTTCGTGATGCTGCACTTTCTGCCGGTCATGTATTTGTGGAGCATTATGCTACATC GTCTTTACCTTTGTTGCTTCCTGCCATTGAGGACGGGATATTCAGTGATAATTGGCGTATCAGACAGAGTTCTGTTGAACTATTGGGTGATCTTTTATTCAAG GTGGCTGGAACTTCTGGGAAGGCAATCCTTGAAGGTGGAAGCGATGATGAAGGTGCTAGCACTGAGGCTCATGGGCGTGCAATTATTGATGTACTTGGAAGGGAGAAACGTAATGAAGTTCTTGCTGCCATTTATATGGTCCGTTCTGATGTCAGCTTGACCGTCCGGCAG GCTGCATTACACGTTTGGAAAACTATCGTAGCAAATACTCCAAGAACTCTGAAGGAGATTATGCCTGTACTTATGGACACACTTATTTCATCACTTGCATCATCTTCCTCAGAACGCCGGCAG GTCGCTGGAAGATCTCTTGGTGAGCTTGTAAGAAAGCTTGGTGAGAGAGTTCTGCCCTCTATTATTCCAATTTTGTCTCAAGGACTGAAGGATCCTGATGCTAGCAGGAGACAA GGTGTTTGCATCGGCTTGAGTGAGGTTATGGGTAGTGCCGGAAAACATCAGCTACTAAGTTTTATGGATTTGCTAATCCCTACCATCCGAACTGCTCTCTGTGACAG CACCCAAGAGGTCCGTGAATCTGCAGGATTAGCATTTAGTACTCTGTACAAG AGTGCTGGACTGCAAGCCATTGATGAGATTGTCCCCACTCTGCTACGGGCTTTGGAAGACGACGAAACATCTGCGACAGCCCTTGATGGTCTAAAACAGATTCTAAG TGTCAGGACTGCAGCTGTTTTACCCCATATATTGCCCAAATTAGTCCAGCCTCCTCTCTC TTCATTCAATGCACATGCATTAGGAGCTTTAGCAGAGGTTGCTGGGCCAGGTTTGAATTCACATATTGGAACTGTCCTCCCAGCATTGATACTTGCCATGGATGATGAAGATGCT GATGTACAAAACTCGGCTAGGAAGGCTGCTGAAACTGTTGTGTTGGTTATTGATGAGGAAGGAATTGAAACATTAATACCAGAGCTTCTTAAAGGAGTCAATGATAGTCAG GCATCCATGCGGCGTGGCTCAGCCTATCTGATTGGTTTCCTCTTTAAAAACAGTAAATTGTATTTGGCTGATGAGGCTCCAGATATTATGTCCACCCTAATTACTTTGTTGAGTGATACCGATAAGGCTACTGTATCA GCTGCTTTGGAAGCATTTTCGCGAGTTGTTAGCTCTGTTCCAAAGGAACAgcttcctacacatataaaacTAGTACGTGATGCTGTCTCCACTGCCAGGGATAAAGAACGTAGAAGGAGAAAG GGTGTGCCTATTCTCGTCCCTGGCTTATGTCTTCCGAAAGCACTGCAGCCCTTTCTTCCTATATTTCAGCAG GGTTTAATTAGTGGATCAGCCGAGACAAAGGAACAGGCAGCAGAAGGTCTGGGGGAGTTAATTGATGTTACAAGTGAGAAAACTCTTAAGGAGGTTGTTGTGCCGATTACAGG TCCTCTTATCCGTATTCTTGGAGATCGATTTCCGTGGCAAGTCAAGTCAGCTATCCTATCAACTCTGACTATCATCATTTCTAAAGGGGGGCTTGCACTTAAGCCTTTCCTTCCACAACTTCAGACTACATTTGTCAAGTGTCTGCAGGATAACAATAG ATCTGTTCGAACAAGGGCTGCATCTGCTCTTGGAAAGCTTAGTGCACTTAGCACACGAGTGGATCCTTTAGTTAGCGATCTGTTGTCCATGTTGCAG tCAGGGGATGATGCGGTCAAAGAAAGCGTACTTTCTGCACTTAAAGGTGTTGTCAGGCATGCTGGCAAAAGTGTTAGCCCTGTAGTCAGATCTCGCGGGTGTGATCTTCTCAAAGATCTACTTCAGGCTGATGCTGATGACGTCCGCAGTTCTGCGGCAAAGGCAATTGGTACATTGTGTCAG TACATGGAGGAGAACGAGACTTCTGACCTGGTGCAAACCTTGTTGAATATGGGAACCTTACCAGACTGGTGTACCAGGCATGGTGCTTTGTTAACATTCTGTTCGATATCAATGCATTGTTCATCTAAGTTGTGCCGTTCGATGTCATTTCCTTCTATTGTTGATCTTCTGAAAGATTCTCTGAAAGATGACAAG TTCCCTGTTCGTGAAGCCTCGACAAAAACTTTGGGGAGGCTACTCTGTTACCAGTTGCAGTCTGAAGCTAGCACCTTGCAACTTATCCAGTTACTTGCCTTGGCATTGCGCGATGATTCAAGTGAAGTTCGAAGGAGATCTTTGTCTTGTCTCAAAGCTGCTGCAAAG ATAAATAACCCAGCCCTTGCTACGCATCTCTCAATATTGGGCCCAGCAATAGCTGAAGCTTTGAAGGATACGAACACGCCTGTGCGTGTAGCAGCAGAGCGTTGTGCCCTTCATGTTTTCCAGTTGACAAAAG GAGCAGACAATGTTACAATTGCTCAAAAGCACCTGAACATGACAGGTTTGGAAGTAAGGAAAATTGCAAAACTTCCAGAGGAGAG TGATGGCAGTGAGAGCAGTGACGATGACAAGAGGACATAA